One Mycolicibacterium sp. TUM20985 genomic window, AGGCGTGCAAAGTCATATCGATTGTGTTGTTTATGTATTACGGCTTGGCCGTGCTCGTCTCCAGCGCCATGGTGGAGGACTTCGAACGCTTCGGGCTGGCCCGGTTTCGGAAGCTCACCGGGGTTCTCGAGTTGATCGGTTCGCTGGGTCTCATCCTCGGCTATTTCGTGCCGCAGTTCACCGTCGCCGCCGCGGGTGGCCTGACCCTGATGATGGGCGTGGGAGTCGTTGTCCGCCTTCGCTGCGGAGATTCCTTGACGGATGCTCTGCCCGCTACCGTCATGCTGCTGATCAATCTGTACATCGTGGTCTATGCGCTCGGTGCGGGAATCCCGGTGTGGTAGCGACGTCCGTTGCCGAACGGGCCGGCGCCGCTTCGATCCATCGCGTCGGTAACACCAATTCGCCACCGCTCGCGCCGTCGTCGGGCCCGATGAACATGCCGACTCTGCCACCGGCGCCGCGTCAGTCACCCATCGCGTCGATTCCCGAATTGCCATCGCT contains:
- a CDS encoding DoxX family protein; translation: MSIVDPNHYTMNVLYQACKVISIVLFMYYGLAVLVSSAMVEDFERFGLARFRKLTGVLELIGSLGLILGYFVPQFTVAAAGGLTLMMGVGVVVRLRCGDSLTDALPATVMLLINLYIVVYALGAGIPVW